Within Microbacterium proteolyticum, the genomic segment CGAAGGCCCAGCACGGTGGGCGTGGCATCCAGAAGGCCCCGGGGGGCGAGCGGGGCGGCCGTGGTCACGAGGACCCCGCCGTCGGCGCGGAGCCGCACCGTCCCGTCACCGAGCCGGACGGCGCGGGAGGCGAAGGTCAGCAGGTCGGCGGCCGCCTGCGGGTCGGGGAACAACAGGCGCGCGGACACCCGCCCTAAACTATCAAGCGACGCAGACCTCTGCGGCGGAACGGGAGTGAGCGTGACCGACGCCATCGACCCCGTCGCCTCTCTGCTCGCGGTGCTCGACCTCCGCGACGCGGGCGCACGGACCACCGAAGACATCTTCACCGGCGTCTCGCAGCCCATGCCGTTCGGGCGTGTCTTCGGCGGGCAGGTGCTCGCGCAGTCCATCGAGGCGGCGTCGCGAACCCTTCCGCCCAAGCGCACGGTGCACTCGATGCACGGGTATTTCCTCCGGCCGGGCGACCCGTCCGACGGCGTCACGTTCTCGGTCGATCGCATCCATGATGGACGGTCGTTCTCGACGCGCCGGACTCAGGCCTTCCAGGCCGGCGTCCCGATCTTCTCGATGATCGCGTCGTTCCAGGACGACGACCCCGGTCTCGAACACGCGGAGCCGATGCCGGAGGGCATTCCTCAGCCGGAAGACCTGCCGCCGCTCGACGACGCGTCTCTGCACCCGCTGAGCCGGCGCGCGATCGCGGACAGCCCCGTCGAGGTCGTGCACGTCCCGTCTCCGGTGTATACCGTCGTGGAAGGGCCGCACGTTCCTCGTCAGGCGGTGTGGATGCGCACGCGGCGCGCGCTGCCGGACGACCCGGCCGTGCACCGCGCCGCGCTCGCCTATCTCAGCGACCTCACCATTCAGGAGCCGATCCTGCGTGGTCACGGCGTGCCCTGGGGTACCCGCGGGCTGCGGGTGGCGAGCCTCGACCACGCCATGTGGTGGCATCGCGCCGGGCGGGTCGACGAGTGGCTCCTCTACGTGCAGGAGTCGCCGAACGCGCGCGGGGGGCGCGGCCTGTCGACCGGTCGCATCTACACCCGCGAGGGCACGCTCCTGGCGAGTGTGGCCCAGGAGGTCATGGTGCGGGTACCGGGCGAGAACGGCGCGTGAGTCGCCAAGAATCGTCGCTTCCGGCCGCATCCAGGCGACAGAACTTGGCGACTCACGCGGGCTCGCGGCGTCAGCGGCCGCGGCGTCGGTACTCGATCGGGTCACCGACGTAGGGGCCCCACGCGGCGCGCTCGGTCTCGCTCCAGCGGATGGGGCGTCCGCTCGCGGTGTCGACGAGCACGACGACAGCGGTCGCCCGCGCGTAGAGCACGGGCTCGTCCTCGCCTGTGGGACTGAAGACCTCGAAGCAGATGTCGGCGCTCGAGCCGCCCATCGCGCCGATCCACAGGCGCACGTCGAGTGGACGCTGGCTGTAGGGAACCGGGCGGAGGTACTCGATCTCCTGCCGGGCGATCAGGGTCGCCCGCTCGCCGCCGCTTTCCAGGACGCTCATGTCGAAGACCGCGGTCGGGAGGGCCTCGCCCTCTTCGTCACCGCGCCAGAAGGCGCGCAGACGCGCCTCCTCGAGGAGCTTGAGCATCGAGGTGTTGTTGACGTGCCCGAGCGCGTCGAGATCGCCCCAGCGCAGGTGGATGGGGACGTGCAGCCGCGCGGGCCCGGCCGCTGCCGGACCCGCGGGCGCCGTCGACTCAGTCACGCGTGAGCTTGCGGTAGGTCGAACGCGACGGGTTGGCCGCGTCGGCACCGAGGCGCTCGATCTTGTTCGCCTCGTAGGCCTCGAAGTTGCCCTCGAACCAGTGCCACTGGTCGGGGTGCTCCTCGGTGCCTTCGTAGGCGAGGATGTGCGTCGCGATGCGGTCGAGGAACCACCGGTCGTGGGTGATGACCACGGCGCAACCGGGGAACTCCAGGAGGGCGTTCTCGAGCGAACTCAGCGTCTCGACGTCGAGGTCGTTCGTCGGCTCGTCGAGGAGCAGCAGGTTGCCGCCCTCTTTCAGCGTGAGCGCGAGGTTCAGGCGGTTGCGCTCACCGCCGGACAGGACGCCGGCCTTCTTCTGCTGGTCGGGCCCCTTGAAGCCGAACTTCGACACGTAAGCGCGGGACGGGATCTCGGTCTTGCCGACCGTGATGATGTCCAGGCCGTCCGACACGACCTCCCATAGCGTCTTCTCGGGGTCGATGTTCGCGCGCGACTGATCGACGTAGCTGATCTTGACGGTCTCGCCCATCTTGAGCGTCCCGCCGTCGAGCGGCTCGAGACCCACGATCGTCTTGAACAGCGTCGTCTTTCCGACACCGTTCGGTCCGATGACACCGACGATGCCGTTGGGCGGCAGGTTGAAGCTCAGGTTGCTGATGAGCGACCGGTCACCGAAGCGCTTCTCGAGCTTCTTGGCGTCGATCACGATGCTGCCCAGACGCGGGCCCGCGGGGATCTGGATCTCGTCGAAGTCGAGCTTCCGCGTGCGCTCCGCCTCGGCGGCCATCTCCTCGTAACGGGCGAGGCGCGCCTTCGACTTGACCTGGCGGCCCTTGGCGTTCGAGCGGACCCACTCGAGCTCTTCCTTCAGGCGCTTGGCGAGCTTGGCATCCTTCTTGCCCTGGACCTCGAGGCGCTGCCCCTTCTTCTCGAGGTAGGTGGAGTAGTTGCCCTCGTAGGGGTACAGGTGCCCGCGGTCGACCTCGGCGATCCATTCCGCGACGTTGTCGAGGAAGTACCGGTCGTGGGTGATCGCGATGACGGCACCCTTGTACGCCTTCAAGTGCTGCTCGAGCCACAGCACGCTTTCGGCGTCGAGGTGGTTGGTGGGCTCGTCGAGCAGCAGCAGGTCGGGCTTCTGCAGCAGAAGCTTCGCCAGCGCGACGCGTCGACGCTCACCACCCGAGAGCGGCACGACGCTCGCGTCGGCCGGCGGGGTGCGCAGCGCGTCCATGGCCTGCTCGAGCTGAGAGTCGAGGTCCCACCCGTCCGCGGCGTCGATCTCTTCCTGCAGGGTGCCCATCTCGGCCAGCAGCGCGTCGAAGTCGGCGTCCGGGTCGGCCATCAGGGCGGAGATCTCGTTGAAGCGGTCGAGCTTCGGCTTGATCGCGACACCGTCCTGGATGTTCTCCAGCACGGTCTTGTTCTCGTCGAGCTCGGGCTCCTGCATGAGGATGCCGACGGTGAACCCGGGGCTCAGGCGCGCCTCGCCGTTGGAGGGGGTGTCGAGCCCCGCCATGATCTTGAGGATCGTGGACTTGCCGGCACCGTTCGGTCCCACCATGCCGATCTTGGCACCGGGGAGGAACGACATCGTGACGTCGTCGAGGATCAGCTTGTCGCCCACGGCCTTGCGGGCGCGGACCATGGAATAGATGTATTCGGCCATCGAGGACGTACCACCTTCGATCGGGGATGAGGGCCGCGCCCGCCCGGTTCGCCGACTCGATCTCGGCGGAGCACCCGGGTGCGCGGAAGTCCCGATCAGCCTATCAAGGCCGCCTGTGCGGGCGCCGTCCGACGCGGGCCACGGGTGACCGGAGCCGCGGCGACGGCCGAGCCGCTCGCGACGGGGTCACCGCCCGCGGACCGGCACCCCCGTTTCCACCCGGCCCCGTGGTGTCACCAGTCGATCGCGCGCGTCTGCCCGATCAGGCACGCGCCGGTGGACAGCCCCGGCAGCACGGTGGCCACGGGGTCGCCGATGGACGGGCCCACCTGACCGACGAGGCAGTCCTCACCCCACCGCACCGAGAACTCGATGCTCTCGGCGGGGTTGCCGATCGTCGTGGTGTCGGGTGTGACCTGCATCGCCGCCTTGTCAAAACCGGCGGCGACGAGGGCGTCGACGTAGGCCCGCCCGGACACCTGGTCGGGTCCGGCCCACACCGCGCGCACGACATCCGCGAAGAGGGGGAGGTTCTCCGCCGCCGACCCCGTGGGGACGAGGGTCGGGACCGCAGCGGACGCCGAGGGAGTCGTCGCTGCCGTCGCCGTCGCCGCGGGGGTCGCGACCGCCTCGGAAGGACCGTCGGACGGTGTCGGGGTACAGCCCGCCAGCGCGAGAACGGCCGCCGCCGCCAGAACGGTGGCCGGTCGGGGTGTCAGGCGAATCACTCGCCCGAGTCTACGGACCGACCGCGCGCGCCCCGGCCGTCAGAACGGGGTCGCGTCGCCGACCTCGACGAGGGCGGGAGTCGACTTCCCCCCTTCGACGCCGTCGGGATCGGGTGCCCCGGCGGGAACGGACGGGGATTCTCCCGGCACGGCCCACGCGTCGTCGCCGCCCTCGGAGGACGCACTGGACGCCTCACCCGATCCGGCCGTGGCGGTGTCGTCGCGCCGGACGCTCCGACGGAACGTCGACGCGCCCCATCGAAGATCGTGGCCGACGGCGTCCGCGGTGACGTCGGCGCTGACTCCGCGTTTGGCATCGGTCTCCCACTCGCGGAGGCGGAGCC encodes:
- a CDS encoding acyl-CoA thioesterase; its protein translation is MTDAIDPVASLLAVLDLRDAGARTTEDIFTGVSQPMPFGRVFGGQVLAQSIEAASRTLPPKRTVHSMHGYFLRPGDPSDGVTFSVDRIHDGRSFSTRRTQAFQAGVPIFSMIASFQDDDPGLEHAEPMPEGIPQPEDLPPLDDASLHPLSRRAIADSPVEVVHVPSPVYTVVEGPHVPRQAVWMRTRRALPDDPAVHRAALAYLSDLTIQEPILRGHGVPWGTRGLRVASLDHAMWWHRAGRVDEWLLYVQESPNARGGRGLSTGRIYTREGTLLASVAQEVMVRVPGENGA
- a CDS encoding acyl-CoA thioesterase, with the protein product MTESTAPAGPAAAGPARLHVPIHLRWGDLDALGHVNNTSMLKLLEEARLRAFWRGDEEGEALPTAVFDMSVLESGGERATLIARQEIEYLRPVPYSQRPLDVRLWIGAMGGSSADICFEVFSPTGEDEPVLYARATAVVVLVDTASGRPIRWSETERAAWGPYVGDPIEYRRRGR
- the ettA gene encoding energy-dependent translational throttle protein EttA, translated to MAEYIYSMVRARKAVGDKLILDDVTMSFLPGAKIGMVGPNGAGKSTILKIMAGLDTPSNGEARLSPGFTVGILMQEPELDENKTVLENIQDGVAIKPKLDRFNEISALMADPDADFDALLAEMGTLQEEIDAADGWDLDSQLEQAMDALRTPPADASVVPLSGGERRRVALAKLLLQKPDLLLLDEPTNHLDAESVLWLEQHLKAYKGAVIAITHDRYFLDNVAEWIAEVDRGHLYPYEGNYSTYLEKKGQRLEVQGKKDAKLAKRLKEELEWVRSNAKGRQVKSKARLARYEEMAAEAERTRKLDFDEIQIPAGPRLGSIVIDAKKLEKRFGDRSLISNLSFNLPPNGIVGVIGPNGVGKTTLFKTIVGLEPLDGGTLKMGETVKISYVDQSRANIDPEKTLWEVVSDGLDIITVGKTEIPSRAYVSKFGFKGPDQQKKAGVLSGGERNRLNLALTLKEGGNLLLLDEPTNDLDVETLSSLENALLEFPGCAVVITHDRWFLDRIATHILAYEGTEEHPDQWHWFEGNFEAYEANKIERLGADAANPSRSTYRKLTRD
- a CDS encoding DUF6993 domain-containing protein encodes the protein MIRLTPRPATVLAAAAVLALAGCTPTPSDGPSEAVATPAATATAATTPSASAAVPTLVPTGSAAENLPLFADVVRAVWAGPDQVSGRAYVDALVAAGFDKAAMQVTPDTTTIGNPAESIEFSVRWGEDCLVGQVGPSIGDPVATVLPGLSTGACLIGQTRAIDW
- a CDS encoding single-stranded DNA-binding protein yields the protein MSDHITLVGNIIGDPEERATRGGEPIAAFRLAVSERRFDRERGQWIDGHTNYYAVSVFGELGRNALASLRKGERVIVAGRLRLREWETDAKRGVSADVTADAVGHDLRWGASTFRRSVRRDDTATAGSGEASSASSEGGDDAWAVPGESPSVPAGAPDPDGVEGGKSTPALVEVGDATPF